A stretch of the Octopus bimaculoides isolate UCB-OBI-ISO-001 chromosome 8, ASM119413v2, whole genome shotgun sequence genome encodes the following:
- the LOC106877647 gene encoding low density lipoprotein receptor adapter protein 1-B, producing MDVLFRVVRRSPTVFSSFKRHHKLHDKWGENLDTVNDGLTFYLKYLGSTLVEEISEGESYGDGISTKAIQRVIAMEKNSGKKWRKVALNVSSQGIKMYDMVTKEMLLDVCIYRISFCTADRHHERVFAFIARNTINETMECYVYVCPKRKIAHDVTLTVSQSFSIAEYLELEEEQEERRKAEKEDNRIYASDLIEIPEDDLMPSYRRKLSDSVTSSDASTPMNLSPPSNSPCINLQDFDEEEDNLDDCFSRLAEYRSRLRPTPFTTDFIKADIETDVGHYLKNNNRCFEDYVCPKTVEDLLLL from the exons ATGGATGTATTATTTAGAGTCGTACGCCGAAGCCCTACCGTCTTCAGTTCCTTTAAAAGACATCACA AATTACATGATAAATGGGGTGAAAATCTAGATACTGTGAATGATGGATTGACATTCTACCTAAAATATCTAGGCTCCACTTTAGTAGAAGAAATTTCTGAAGGAGAAAGTTATGGTGATGGAATCAGTACGAAAGCAATTCAACGAGTTATTGCCATG GAAAAAAATTCCGGCAAGAAATGGAGAAAAGTGGCCTTGAATGTATCTTCACAAGGCATTAAAATGTATGATATGGTTACCAAAGAAATGTTGTtggatgtttgtatatacagGATATCTTTCTGTACAGCTGACAGACATCACGAAAGAGTGTTTGCATTTATTGCTCGCAATACAATCAATGAAACTATGGAATGTTATGTCTACGTCTGCCCGAAAAGGAAAATT GCTCATGATGTAACGTTAACGGTATCACAATCATTTAGTATTGCGGAATATCTTGAAttagaagaagaacaagaagaacgacggaaagcagaaaaagaagacaatAGAATT tATGCTAGTGACCTTATAGAAATTCCTGAGGATGACTTGATGCCTTCTTACCGACGTAAACTCTCTGATTCTGTTACAAGTAGTGATGCTTCCACGCCTATGAACTTATCCCCACCCTCTAATTCACCCTGTATTAACCTG caAGATTTTGATGAAGAAGAGGATAATCTAGACGACTGTTTCTCAAG gcTTGCAGAATACCGAAGTAGGTTAAGGCCAACTCCTTTTACTACAGACTTTATTAAAGCTGATATTGAAACTGATGTTGGACACTACCTAAAAAATAATAACCGTTGTTTTGAAGACTATGTTTGCCCCAAAACTGTGGAggatttattgttattatga